The following is a genomic window from Moorella sp. Hama-1.
ATTACCCCGTGGACGCCGTCCTGCCAGGGGCGGCGGTTCAAATATTTAATCTTCTCCCAGACTTCGCTAAAATGAACGTCCGGGGGCTCGAAGACAATCATCTCGTATTCGCTGCCCAGGTCCCGGAGAATCTCTCTCTGGACCTGGCTGTAGTAGCCGATACGGCAGGGCCCTACCCCGCCAGCCATGACGATGGTGTCGGCCCCCAGTTCTTTAGCCTCCAGGTAGTTGCCCAGGTTGACCTTCAGGGGCAGGCAGGCGGATTCCGGGGCCTGGCGGACGCCCAGTTCCAGGGTGCGGCGAGTACAGGGTGGTGGTACCACCACCTCCAGGCCAATACCCTCCAGGGCGGTCTTCAGGACCAGCCACAGGTGGCCCATGTGGGGAAAGGTTACCTTCATGCGGAACGCCTCCGGATGAGCATATCCATAAAGGCCTCCAGACGGGTCGCCACCCCGGCCTCGCCGGTATGCTCGTCTAAGGTTAATAATAAAAAGGGCTTGCCCAGGCGGTGGGCATAACGCTCGGCTAGGTCACCGACCAGGGAGTCCGGACCGCAGCCAAAGGCTGTCAGGTGAATCAGACCGGCGATTTCTTCCTTTTCCATCAGGTGCAGGGCTGTACCCATAATCTTGCGGCCCAGGGTCCAGTACAGGCGTTTGGGTAACTGGCGGCAGGCCGCCTCCCCCAACGTGGGGTCGATATTCTCCGGCAGGACCACCCGTCCTCCCAGGCGGGCCACCTTACCGGGAATATCCATGCCCAGGTAACGGTCATAGAGAAGGTAGCTGTGACCGACGATGCCTATAGTCAGGGGCGCGCCGGTATTTGCTATTGGTCCTAAACCCTGGCCCAGGAGGCAGTCACAGGGGTTGCCGGCAACGGTAGCTCCCTGTTCTACATGACAGTCGCTGGGGATGTTGCTACCCCAGATCAGCCTTCCCTCCCTTTGCCATGCCAGCCATTCCCGGTACCTGGTCCCGGCTAACGCCGCGGCCTTCAAGGCCTCCCTGTTCCCGGCACCCAGGGCCCGGGCCGTAGCCCGGATGGCCGCCCGCAGGCCCTCTTCCGGCCGCCGGGCCAGGTCAACGGTAGGGTCAATAACCGGGGGGCAATCCTTAATTGCCGCCCGGAGCATATCGGGTAGGCCCATAAGTTTGGGACAGATAAAACTCTTCTGTTCAACGCTGACCAGACGGGGTACAAAGAGGGCTTCCACCCGGGGCGCCAGCCAGGCGGCGTGGCCATAATAGACCTTTACTGGCAGGCAGGCTTCGGCAACGGCCAGGCCGACTCCTAGATCTAAAATTTCCTTTGAGGTCGGTGGGGAAACTACTACTTCCGCCCCAAGGTTTTCCAGGAAGGTCTCCCACCAGGGGGCGTAGTAATAATAAAAGAGGGCACGGGGCACCCCCAGTCGCCAATGTTTAACCTTCACGCTCATCATCATCCTTTTTTTCTAGCTCGGGCCAGATGTATTTCTCCTTT
Proteins encoded in this region:
- a CDS encoding acyl-CoA dehydratase activase-related protein, yielding MKVKHWRLGVPRALFYYYYAPWWETFLENLGAEVVVSPPTSKEILDLGVGLAVAEACLPVKVYYGHAAWLAPRVEALFVPRLVSVEQKSFICPKLMGLPDMLRAAIKDCPPVIDPTVDLARRPEEGLRAAIRATARALGAGNREALKAAALAGTRYREWLAWQREGRLIWGSNIPSDCHVEQGATVAGNPCDCLLGQGLGPIANTGAPLTIGIVGHSYLLYDRYLGMDIPGKVARLGGRVVLPENIDPTLGEAACRQLPKRLYWTLGRKIMGTALHLMEKEEIAGLIHLTAFGCGPDSLVGDLAERYAHRLGKPFLLLTLDEHTGEAGVATRLEAFMDMLIRRRSA